The Quercus robur chromosome 7, dhQueRobu3.1, whole genome shotgun sequence genome has a segment encoding these proteins:
- the LOC126691225 gene encoding major allergen Pru ar 1-like: MIAALEAIAIAANLVNSSDVENNLDSEVNSSDVENDHHCGYYSLTNMLEKISYEIKLVASPDGGSILKSTSKYHTKGDHEIKEEQIKAGKEKDVGLFKAVEGYLLANPDGYN, from the exons ATGATTGCTGCATTGGAGGCCATAGCCATTGCTGCTAACTTG GTGAATAGTTCTGATGTGGAGAATAACCTTGATTCTGAGGTGAATAGCTCTGATGTGGAGAATGACCACCATTGTGGTTACTATT CTTTGACTAACATGCTCGAGaaaatctcttatgagatcaAGCTTGTGGCATCCCCTGATGGAGGATCCATCTTGAAGAGCACAAGCAAGTACCACACCAAAGGTGACCACGAGATCAAGGAAGAGCAAATTAAGGCTGGTAAAGAAAAGGATGTGGGTCTTTTCAAGGCTGTTGAGGGCTACCTCTTGGCAAATCCTGATGGCTATAACTAA
- the LOC126692976 gene encoding uncharacterized protein LOC126692976 has translation MPSPTTAMSSMIRQRLLSSLRTRGGTATSGSSRWSSPGHEEKPKGYLFNRPPPPPGQSRKWEDWELPCYITSFLTIVILGVGLNAKPDLTIETWAHQKALERLEIESLSSPSASTESE, from the coding sequence ATGCCATCCCCAACAACAGCCATGAGTAGCATGATCCGGCAGCGGCTCCTCTCATCTCTGCGCACACGCGGCGGCACCGCGACATCAGGGTCGAGCAGGTGGAGCAGCCCAGGTCACGAGGAGAAACCCAAGGGTTACCTCTTCAACAGGCCCCCACCACCACCTGGTCAGTCTCGGAAATGGGAAGACTGGGAGTTGCCTTGCTACATCACCAGCTTCCTCACCATCGTCATCCTCGGTGTCGGACTCAACGCCAAGCCCGATCTCACCATCGAGACCTGGGCCCACCAGAAAGCCCTCGAACGCCTCGAGATCGAGAGCCTTTCCTCTCCTTCCGCCTCAACCGAATCCGAATGA